The genomic segment GTTCAGTCGGTCCACCAGCTCTTCCGGCGCGATGCGCTCGGTCATTCGAGTGAAGCCCACGATGTCGGCGAACAGCACGGAGGTTTGGGTGAAACGATCCGCAATGGAGCCGCCGTCCTCTTTCAGACGCTCGGCGATGCGAGGAGGCAGCACGTTGAGCAACAGACGCTCCGAGCGCTTTCGTTCGGCGTCCAACCGCCGGCGCTGCAAGAAGCCCTCGCGCGCCTGGCGCTCGAGCTGATAGGCGAGCAGCGCGCCGATGCCGCCGAGGGAGAACATGGTCGTGCTGATGGAGGCGCGCACGGCGGGCGCGCTGTGGGCGAGCACCAGATCCAGCAGCCAGTAGGTGGCGACGGCGACGGCGGTGAACGTAATCTGCGTCACCACGCCCATGTGCGCCACGAAGGGCCCCAGCGTGACGAACAGCACCGCGTAGGAGCTGTACAGGAAGTATCCCGTGGGCGGCGAGATGGCCGCGATGTACAGCACCACGAACACGGCCGTGGTGCCGTAGAAGAACATCACCAGCTGGCCGAAGCGGGCGAGGTGCTTGCTACGGACCACCGCGAACGCGACGGCCGCCACGGGCAGGAACATGCCGAAGCGCGCGGCCCACGCCCGCGAGAGCACACCGGGAACGATGAGCCAGTCGTGCACTGCGTAGGCGAGAAACACCAAGGAGGCGATGCCGACGCTGAACTGCAAGAAGCGTTGGCGCCGCGGCAACTCCTCGCGAGCGAACTCCGCCTCCAGCCGTGCGTCGACGAACGTCCCCGTACGTCCGATGGTCTCCGTCACCCGCGCTAAGATAGCGGACTATGCGGCGGAAAGCCCGCGACGCCAGTCGTCCAGCAGCGCGCGGTTGTCGAAGTCCCAGGGGTGGAACTCGCGGCGATAGAAGGCCAGGTAGGGTCGCAGCAAGCGACGCAGTCCGCCGGGCTTGCCGAAGCAGAACCAGAGCAGGTCGGCCCACTGGCGGGGGGAAAACAACGTGCCATCTGCGCGCATCATGCGGATCTGTTGCTCGACGACCTTCAGCCAGAAGATCAGCGTGGCCCCGAGCATCATCTCCACGCGCAGCCAATAGCCGCCCCCGGCTGCCTGGTACACGTCGAACGCCACCGCCTTGTGCTCGTTCTCCTCGGCGGCGTGCCAGCGCCACAGACGCGCCATCTCCGAGTCGGCGCCCTGCAAAAGTCCGGGGTCCGACAGGACCATGTGCGCCATCAGCGCGGTGAAGTGCTCCAGGGCGCAGGTCACGGCCAGCCGCGCTCGCTTCGGAAGTCGGCGGCTCACGCGATCGAGCAGTCGCTTCACGCGGGCCTCCATCTCCACCACTGGATAGCCGTGCGCTGCGAGCATTTCGTTGTAGCGAACGTGCTCACGACCGTGCATGCCTTCCTGTGCACAGAACGCTTGCACGTCGCGTTCGAGCTCGGGGCTGGTCACGTACTTTCGGTGCGCCTTCACGCTGGCGATGAAGAACCGCTCGCCGGCTGGAAAGAACACCGACAGGTTGTTGAAGAAGGTGCTGACGGCGGCCCGCCCTCCGTGCCAGTGGGCGGCCACGCCCTCCATCCGGAAACGGAGGTCACGCACTTCTATGGGGGCTGACACTCCCGACAGGTTGGGCCTTCTTCTGCCGCTCCGTCAGGTTACCATCGGCCAAGCTCTTGTCATTTACGGCCATGGAACCGACGTTTCCCGCAGCCCACGCCCTCCACTTGGTGGAGCTCGTCAAGCGTTGGGACATCGCGCCCCAAGAAATCGTCGGTGGGCTCGACGTCGAGCGTTTGGCGGATCCCGCGGAACGGCTGCGCGTCGTCGAGCTGGAAGAGATCATCGAACGCGCCCGGCGACTGACGGGCGAGGCCGGCATCGGATTCTTCCTGGGGCTGCAGATGCAGGTGTCCGCCCATGGGCAGCTCGGCTTTGCGGCGATGACGGCCAAGTCCGTGCGCGAGGCGCTCTCCGCCGCGGAACGCTTCGCTCCGACTCGCACCACGGCCCTGTCCTTGGAGGTCCGCGAGAGAGCGCAGCAAACCGAGCTGGTGATCCACGAGCGAGCGGACCTCGGCCGTGCGCGGGACGTGGTGCTGGTGGCGCTGGCCGTCGGCATCTGGCGCATCGGCTGTGCGCTCACCGGTCGGGAGCTCTCCGGCAGCGCGGACTTCGCGTTCGAGGAGCCCGAGTACTTCGCGCGTTTCGCCTCCGCGTCACCCGGCAACGTGCGCTGCGGCCAGCCGGAGAATCGGCTGGTGTTTGCCACGGAAATCCTGGACCTACCGCTGACGATGTCCGACGAGGCCGCTCGGCGCTTGGCCGTGCGGCATTGTGAAGCAGAGCTGGATGCCCTCGGCTACGAGCGCCAGCTCGTGGGTCGGGCTCGTGCCCTGCTGCCAAATGGTGAGGTCGGCTTCCGGACCTTGGACGAGCTGGCGCAGGAGCTCGGTATGTCGCCGCGCACCCTGCGCCGGAAGCTGGCCGCCCATGGCTCGAGCTACAGTGAGCTACTCGACGCCGAGCGAAGGGACCGCGCCATGCTGTTGCTGCGGAACGACGCCTTCTCCATCGAGCAGGTGGCGGAGCGCGTTGGCTATGCCGACCTGGCCAACTTCACCCGAGCCTTTCGCCGCTGGGTGGGTATGACGCCCGCCGCCTTTCGCAAGAGCGCGACACTGTTGAATGATTGACGCGAAGCTCGCGAACGAACGTACGGCTGTAGTGCGCTTTGCTTCGAGCTGCTAGATTCGAAACGATTTGCCATGAGTTGGAGCGGGCAGCGCTGGCTGATTGTCGGATGCGTGGTGACGGGCTTGTGGACGGGCTGCTCCCTCGGGCTGCCGCCGGATTCGGAGTACGTTTCCGAGGATGACGCGGGGACCGCCGCCACGGGCGGCGCCGCCGGCAGCGCGGGCACCGGCGGCACTGCCGGCACGGGCGGCACTGCCGGCACAGGCGGCACTGCCGGCACTGCGGGCACCGGCGGCACTGCAAACACCGGCGGCACTGCGGGCACCGGCGGCACCGCCGGCACGGGCGGCACCGCCGGCACGGGCGGCACCGCGGGCACGGGCGGCACTCCGGGCAGCATCCCGATGACGGGGCTCGAGCTGTGGCTGGATGCCAGCACGCTCACCCAGGGGCCCCTCGCTACGTGGCCCGATCAGAGCGGCAAGAACAAGAACGCCAGCCAACCGGACACCACCAAGC from the Polyangiaceae bacterium genome contains:
- a CDS encoding metal-dependent hydrolase, with protein sequence MRDLRFRMEGVAAHWHGGRAAVSTFFNNLSVFFPAGERFFIASVKAHRKYVTSPELERDVQAFCAQEGMHGREHVRYNEMLAAHGYPVVEMEARVKRLLDRVSRRLPKRARLAVTCALEHFTALMAHMVLSDPGLLQGADSEMARLWRWHAAEENEHKAVAFDVYQAAGGGYWLRVEMMLGATLIFWLKVVEQQIRMMRADGTLFSPRQWADLLWFCFGKPGGLRRLLRPYLAFYRREFHPWDFDNRALLDDWRRGLSAA
- a CDS encoding AraC family transcriptional regulator, which codes for MEPTFPAAHALHLVELVKRWDIAPQEIVGGLDVERLADPAERLRVVELEEIIERARRLTGEAGIGFFLGLQMQVSAHGQLGFAAMTAKSVREALSAAERFAPTRTTALSLEVRERAQQTELVIHERADLGRARDVVLVALAVGIWRIGCALTGRELSGSADFAFEEPEYFARFASASPGNVRCGQPENRLVFATEILDLPLTMSDEAARRLAVRHCEAELDALGYERQLVGRARALLPNGEVGFRTLDELAQELGMSPRTLRRKLAAHGSSYSELLDAERRDRAMLLLRNDAFSIEQVAERVGYADLANFTRAFRRWVGMTPAAFRKSATLLND